A window of Thermanaerothrix sp. contains these coding sequences:
- the tsaE gene encoding tRNA (adenosine(37)-N6)-threonylcarbamoyltransferase complex ATPase subunit type 1 TsaE, producing MLDRVFKIQVNGLEGMEELGRALGGSLYPGLLICLDGELGAGKTTLAQYVGMALGIRRMQSPSFVLVREYDSEPPLVHVDLYRLSGEQVEDLALWEYLDEGNVLLVEWASRMNVERVKDRWEIYITVGDSQFSREVRASASSERSLDALAFAVSKLRGPVFLEEEDKGRG from the coding sequence ATGCTTGATAGGGTATTTAAGATCCAGGTGAATGGGCTGGAGGGAATGGAGGAGCTTGGCCGGGCTTTGGGGGGTAGCCTCTATCCCGGCCTTTTGATTTGTTTGGATGGTGAGTTGGGAGCTGGTAAGACCACATTGGCGCAGTATGTGGGGATGGCCTTGGGGATACGGCGCATGCAAAGCCCCAGCTTTGTCCTGGTGAGGGAATATGATTCGGAACCGCCGTTAGTCCACGTGGACCTTTACAGGCTGTCTGGGGAGCAGGTTGAGGACTTGGCGCTTTGGGAATATTTGGACGAAGGGAACGTTCTTTTGGTCGAATGGGCTTCTCGAATGAACGTGGAGAGGGTTAAGGATCGTTGGGAGATTTACATAACAGTGGGTGATTCGCAGTTTTCAAGGGAGGTTAGGGCTTCGGCTTCCTCCGAAAGGTCCTTGGATGCGCTGGCTTTTGCTGTATCCAAGCTCCGGGGGCCTGTATTTCTAGAGGAAGAGGATAAGGGAAGGGGATAA
- a CDS encoding NAD(P)H-hydrate dehydratase, translated as MPLFAYDPQDVRRADQRAVQKGIPGQILMENAGAGAARVILERFRDIKKAVVLCGPGNNGGDGMVVARHLLASGVDARVITTAPNRTGDSLVAEAMYLGAGGKMVVSCECSDRDLLDLMESSDLLVDGLLGTGSGGSPRGEVLRLIRFLGDLDVPVASLDIPTGFDGRTGSFLGEPGLGVNASITISFLVPKSGLFFTPAFDFMGNLEVVPIGVPACLVLPGEPAVTAFFPQDLAPLKPRLHGGFSKADRGMVLVIGGSDSFGGAPFLSALGAMSAGAGWVVCGVPEKWSACYASMIPEAMVESLPVDQGGAILPESYEYMMARYGGRVKAIVIGPGLGRSEGVRSLVGRVLSSWDGPLVLDADGLNAFLDLDIKPGAIRSKIWVTPHEGEAARLLGKPSGWVRDNRRDAAEGLGNLFGGALLKGRNSVLVFDKRIRVCCVGDPNMSIPGSGDVLSGILGAMFARAGYGMDSATFAVGLHGMAGQNLALKGRGDGIWARHLAEEAAVLLGGMCNR; from the coding sequence TTGCCCTTGTTCGCTTATGATCCCCAGGATGTAAGGCGGGCGGATCAAAGGGCCGTTCAGAAGGGAATCCCCGGCCAAATACTTATGGAAAACGCTGGAGCCGGTGCCGCAAGGGTTATCCTGGAAAGGTTTAGAGATATTAAGAAAGCGGTTGTGCTATGTGGCCCAGGGAACAACGGCGGGGATGGAATGGTGGTGGCAAGGCATTTATTGGCTTCCGGCGTAGATGCTAGGGTTATAACTACCGCACCCAACAGGACCGGCGATTCCCTGGTAGCAGAAGCCATGTACCTTGGGGCGGGGGGAAAGATGGTTGTCTCTTGTGAATGCTCCGATCGGGACCTTTTAGACCTTATGGAATCCTCTGACCTCTTGGTGGACGGCCTTTTGGGCACCGGTTCCGGCGGATCCCCCAGGGGGGAGGTTCTTAGATTAATCAGGTTTCTTGGAGACCTCGACGTCCCAGTGGCTTCCCTTGACATTCCTACGGGATTTGATGGGAGGACCGGCTCTTTCTTGGGTGAGCCTGGGCTAGGCGTTAATGCTTCAATAACGATATCATTTCTGGTCCCTAAAAGCGGTCTTTTTTTTACCCCCGCCTTTGATTTTATGGGTAACCTTGAGGTTGTGCCCATCGGCGTGCCAGCTTGTTTGGTCCTTCCTGGTGAACCGGCGGTCACGGCCTTTTTCCCCCAAGATCTCGCCCCGTTAAAGCCCAGGCTTCATGGCGGCTTCAGCAAAGCTGACAGGGGAATGGTCCTGGTCATAGGTGGATCAGATTCCTTCGGCGGGGCGCCCTTCCTTTCCGCCCTGGGTGCCATGAGTGCTGGTGCCGGTTGGGTTGTGTGTGGTGTGCCGGAAAAGTGGTCAGCCTGTTATGCCTCGATGATCCCGGAGGCCATGGTCGAATCTCTTCCCGTTGATCAAGGAGGAGCGATACTCCCGGAGTCTTATGAGTACATGATGGCCCGTTATGGAGGAAGGGTTAAGGCCATCGTTATAGGACCGGGCCTTGGGAGAAGCGAAGGAGTTAGATCCCTTGTGGGCAGAGTTCTATCGTCTTGGGATGGGCCTTTGGTTTTGGATGCCGATGGGCTTAATGCTTTTTTAGATCTCGACATAAAACCTGGCGCTATAAGATCGAAAATATGGGTGACCCCTCATGAGGGCGAGGCTGCGAGGCTTCTTGGCAAGCCATCTGGCTGGGTTAGGGATAACAGGCGGGATGCGGCGGAGGGATTGGGAAATTTATTCGGCGGAGCGTTGTTAAAGGGTAGGAACTCCGTATTGGTGTTTGATAAGAGAATTAGGGTTTGCTGCGTTGGAGATCCGAACATGTCGATACCGGGTTCTGGTGATGTTCTATCGGGCATTTTAGGAGCCATGTTTGCCAGGGCTGGTTATGGCATGGACTCTGCGACGTTTGCGGTTGGCCTCCATGGTATGGCGGGGCAGAACTTGGCATTAAAGGGTAGGGGAGACGGCATTTGGGCCAGGCACTTGGCGGAGGAAGCGGCTGTTTTGCTTGGTGGGATGTGTAATAGATGA
- the acpS gene encoding holo-ACP synthase, with protein MIIGIGVDICSVPRMRRSISIDGFVERVFHAEEIEYVRGSTRPEESLAGSFAAKEALAKALGIGLSKLGLKGAWVRRTERGPVLCLDDRISEYVRSMGVGRIFLSISHEREVAVAFVVLEGGS; from the coding sequence TTGATAATCGGCATAGGGGTGGATATATGTTCTGTGCCCAGGATGAGGCGAAGCATTAGCATTGATGGGTTTGTTGAGAGGGTTTTTCACGCAGAGGAGATAGAATATGTAAGGGGCTCTACCAGGCCGGAGGAGAGCTTGGCAGGATCTTTTGCTGCCAAGGAGGCCCTTGCGAAGGCCCTTGGTATAGGGCTTTCAAAGCTTGGCCTTAAGGGTGCGTGGGTGAGGCGTACCGAAAGGGGACCCGTTCTTTGCCTTGATGATAGAATCTCTGAGTACGTTAGATCTATGGGGGTTGGTAGGATCTTCTTATCCATATCCCACGAAAGGGAAGTGGCGGTAGCATTCGTGGTTTTGGAGGGAGGTAGTTAG
- a CDS encoding NFACT family protein translates to MAFGPEIIRLQEAWINKNLSHALVDRGDSCSEGILLDLRCQRKEVTLFVSWSPKLPGIFKINRYQRRDLTSLFPRKSPMGELLNGHLPGACLLQARQIQQDRVMALEFAKFVSSSVSHRITLIIELMERSPNICLLQDDIILDCHRRLYPDSSDRIILPGNPYSPPSPMGHQLCSGLSRGMIKVLQKYPNYPSTAEEVEHLLYARDPLETEWQIMQKGKDLFPIPKSIDQDQLPSLKDPLSATSIIMEEYLIGEALAAKRKKLLSIIDKKLTALRPQLPDPELLKRANRLKSIGEFLMSLPQERGGGKITITDWPGLEEAIEVEIPNGVTPVEEAQRLFNEYRRLLRRHKASEERAPMVRGEIATLEEQRALLMGPISGQDMATLESEIDTKGNNGSVKRSRAKKGQEPPGVKRLNPCFGTIYVGLSAMGNREITFRIAKPEDIWFHVKDLPGSHVLLRLKDPKAPLMEDALELAASLAAWFSPARGEDKVWIDYTQRKNLRPLPEKGVAGVRYRVFKSLLVQPKSPDELGL, encoded by the coding sequence ATGGCTTTCGGACCGGAGATTATAAGACTCCAGGAAGCTTGGATAAACAAGAACCTGAGCCATGCATTGGTGGACCGCGGAGACTCATGCTCTGAGGGGATCCTCCTGGATCTTAGGTGTCAGCGAAAAGAGGTAACCCTATTCGTCTCGTGGTCCCCCAAGCTGCCAGGGATATTCAAGATAAACCGTTATCAAAGAAGAGATCTCACCAGTTTATTCCCAAGAAAGTCTCCAATGGGAGAGCTCTTAAACGGACATCTGCCTGGAGCATGCCTGCTTCAAGCAAGACAGATCCAACAAGATCGGGTCATGGCCTTAGAATTCGCCAAGTTCGTGAGCTCTTCCGTTAGCCATCGAATCACCTTGATAATTGAACTCATGGAGCGGTCGCCCAACATATGCCTTCTCCAGGACGACATCATACTTGATTGCCACAGACGGCTATATCCCGATAGCTCTGACAGAATCATCCTGCCAGGAAACCCCTACTCCCCCCCATCCCCCATGGGGCATCAGCTTTGTTCAGGTCTAAGCAGAGGGATGATCAAGGTGCTGCAGAAATACCCTAACTACCCAAGCACAGCAGAAGAGGTGGAGCACCTTCTATACGCCAGGGATCCCCTGGAAACCGAATGGCAGATCATGCAAAAGGGTAAGGATCTTTTCCCCATCCCAAAGAGCATTGACCAAGATCAACTCCCTAGCCTAAAAGATCCTCTCAGTGCTACATCCATAATCATGGAAGAATATCTAATAGGTGAAGCCCTGGCTGCCAAAAGGAAAAAACTGCTATCCATAATAGACAAAAAGTTGACGGCTCTACGGCCACAACTTCCGGATCCGGAACTGCTTAAAAGGGCCAACAGGTTGAAGTCAATTGGGGAGTTCCTAATGAGCCTTCCGCAGGAAAGGGGGGGTGGTAAAATAACCATCACCGACTGGCCGGGACTGGAAGAAGCCATTGAGGTTGAAATCCCCAACGGCGTAACCCCCGTCGAAGAAGCCCAGAGGCTTTTCAATGAGTACCGCCGCCTGCTTAGAAGACATAAAGCGTCGGAGGAAAGGGCCCCCATGGTAAGGGGCGAAATAGCCACCCTTGAGGAGCAAAGGGCACTCCTTATGGGACCCATCAGCGGTCAGGACATGGCTACGCTGGAATCAGAAATAGACACCAAGGGCAACAACGGAAGCGTCAAAAGGTCAAGGGCAAAAAAGGGACAGGAGCCCCCAGGGGTGAAAAGGCTCAACCCATGCTTTGGCACCATATATGTTGGGCTAAGCGCCATGGGAAACCGGGAGATAACGTTTAGAATAGCAAAACCGGAAGACATATGGTTCCATGTAAAGGATCTGCCAGGTTCTCATGTGCTGCTAAGGTTGAAAGACCCCAAAGCACCTCTTATGGAAGACGCGCTGGAACTCGCGGCGTCCTTGGCCGCCTGGTTCAGCCCTGCCAGAGGCGAAGATAAGGTTTGGATAGATTACACCCAAAGGAAGAACTTACGCCCGCTCCCAGAAAAGGGCGTGGCGGGCGTAAGGTATAGGGTGTTTAAAAGCCTGTTGGTACAGCCTAAGAGCCCCGACGAACTTGGACTATGA
- a CDS encoding RluA family pseudouridine synthase has product MDREIDALSSDDYPPLGHAFVEAEDAPKADPVQIRVPLSMEGHRLDFFISQELGLSRSYATRLIRLGRVVVSWANRVKPALKVPLDGTVWVDLPPPEDLELQPEDVPFQVVYEDQDIVVINKPAGLVVHPAPGHWRGTLVHGLLYRYPEMMELNGVRRPGIVHRLDSTTSGLMVVARNGLAMEGLIRSFKGRWVDKVYIAAVSGSPYPAEGEIRLPIGRDPVNRKRMAPVEWGRDAHTIYRTLWSHGGYSLVLCQIKTGRTHQIRVHMKAIGHPLVGDQLYGGSCPRNWLLDRVFLHSWRLSFQHPRTGETMSFVCPLPDELVDFIVQVRRGS; this is encoded by the coding sequence TTGGATAGGGAAATTGACGCCCTCTCCTCGGACGATTATCCACCTTTGGGGCATGCCTTTGTGGAAGCGGAGGATGCCCCAAAGGCGGACCCGGTTCAGATCCGGGTTCCCCTGAGTATGGAGGGGCATAGGTTGGATTTTTTCATATCCCAGGAGCTTGGCCTTAGCAGATCCTATGCTACCAGACTGATCCGCCTGGGGAGAGTTGTGGTTTCGTGGGCCAACAGGGTTAAACCGGCCCTCAAGGTTCCCTTGGACGGTACTGTTTGGGTGGACTTGCCGCCTCCGGAGGATTTGGAGCTTCAGCCCGAAGACGTCCCCTTCCAGGTGGTGTACGAGGATCAGGATATAGTGGTGATCAACAAGCCTGCGGGACTGGTGGTTCATCCTGCTCCTGGACACTGGAGGGGAACGTTGGTTCATGGGCTTCTTTACCGATACCCGGAGATGATGGAGCTTAATGGAGTCAGGCGCCCAGGCATCGTTCATCGATTGGATAGCACCACCTCTGGCCTGATGGTGGTGGCCAGAAACGGCTTGGCGATGGAGGGCCTTATAAGATCCTTTAAGGGGAGATGGGTTGATAAGGTTTACATCGCTGCGGTTTCGGGATCTCCCTACCCTGCGGAAGGGGAGATCCGGCTTCCGATAGGCAGGGACCCGGTAAATAGAAAGCGGATGGCTCCGGTGGAGTGGGGGCGGGATGCCCATACCATATATAGGACCCTTTGGAGCCACGGTGGGTACAGCCTGGTGCTATGTCAAATAAAGACTGGCAGGACCCACCAGATAAGGGTTCACATGAAGGCCATTGGGCATCCCTTGGTAGGGGATCAGCTTTATGGGGGCTCGTGCCCTAGGAATTGGTTGCTGGATAGGGTGTTTTTGCATTCCTGGCGGCTCAGCTTCCAGCATCCCAGGACAGGAGAGACGATGAGCTTTGTGTGTCCCCTGCCGGACGAGTTGGTTGATTTCATAGTCCAAGTTCGTCGGGGCTCTTAG
- the ileS gene encoding isoleucine--tRNA ligase, with protein sequence MTTDYKDTLRLPKTDFPMKANLAQREKEFLAFWAERDIYGKMQDKPNGAPVFVLHDGPPYANGHIHIGTAFNKILKDFIPKYKSMKGYRAPYIPGWDTHGLPIELKVLKEEGVDKDQLSPVELRAKCAKYALGFVDIQREEFKRLGVLGDWDNPYLTLRPEYEAAQIEAFADMVEKGLVYKGQKPVFWCTDCQTALAAAEIEYEDEASPSIYVAYPMRKLSVSMGDMPLDDLYVVIWTTTPWTLPASMAVAVHPQYGYGVFRASDGRRLIMAVDRKEAFEAESGMSLGEAIKVFSGANLEGAIAEHPFYSDRDIPLVLADYVVLDSGTGCVHTAPGHGVEDFETGVRYGLEILNPVDNKGVFVKDTPLVGGMPISDGAKLVMTTLAESGRLLFSGKIKHSYPHCWRCKRPVIFRSTDQWFVSVQAFRDEAMGAIDSVQWVPSWGRDRIGNMVRDRSDWCISRQRVWGVPIPAFYCEDCKKVVVEPPMVRKVAQVVRREGSDSWWVKSPEEMLGDLCRCPHCGSSRLRKESDIMDVWFDSGVSHLAVLETRQELRWPADMYLEGSDQHRGWFQTSLLTGVATRGKAPFRQVLTHGFIVDGQGRKMSKSLGNVTSPQEVIDKYGADILRLWVASTDYRGDVRISDRILKNLVESYRRIRNTARFILGNLSDFDPSKHMVSRKDLMPFDKWALSRLQDLVEKVTRGYEEYEFHVPYFAVHQFCDNDMSSLYLDVCKDRLYADHFDGLARRSSQSAMWEILVSLTKILSPILSFTCEEIWQFARQIDPTLEESVFLSAWPSVDRTGLDEVDMRAWERLFDVRGAVLRALEQARLNGMIGNSLEAQVEMDLGKYGDLLNYFSPEFLEDLLMVSGLAVSISPSSDARVDEETGVKVAVSHSPYQKCPRCWKWKSEVEKLGVCGRCSEVLSKLG encoded by the coding sequence GTGACCACGGACTACAAAGACACGCTTCGATTGCCCAAGACGGACTTCCCGATGAAGGCCAATTTGGCTCAGAGGGAGAAGGAGTTTTTGGCCTTCTGGGCTGAAAGGGACATATATGGGAAGATGCAGGATAAACCGAATGGGGCTCCCGTTTTTGTCTTGCATGACGGACCTCCCTACGCCAACGGTCACATTCACATAGGTACCGCTTTCAACAAGATTCTGAAGGACTTTATCCCTAAGTACAAGTCCATGAAGGGGTACAGGGCGCCCTATATCCCCGGTTGGGATACCCATGGATTGCCCATAGAGCTTAAGGTTCTTAAGGAGGAAGGGGTGGATAAGGATCAGCTATCCCCGGTGGAGCTGAGAGCTAAGTGTGCTAAATATGCGTTGGGTTTTGTGGATATACAAAGGGAGGAGTTTAAGCGCCTTGGGGTTTTAGGGGATTGGGACAATCCGTATCTTACCCTTAGGCCCGAGTATGAGGCAGCTCAGATAGAGGCCTTTGCGGACATGGTTGAAAAGGGGCTGGTTTACAAGGGCCAGAAGCCCGTGTTCTGGTGTACCGATTGCCAGACCGCCCTTGCCGCTGCGGAGATAGAGTATGAGGACGAGGCCTCTCCCTCTATCTACGTGGCTTATCCTATGAGAAAGCTTAGTGTCTCCATGGGGGATATGCCGCTGGATGACCTCTACGTGGTCATATGGACCACTACCCCTTGGACTCTCCCTGCCAGCATGGCTGTGGCGGTGCATCCTCAGTATGGATATGGTGTTTTCCGTGCCTCCGATGGAAGACGTTTAATCATGGCGGTGGATCGTAAGGAGGCCTTTGAAGCGGAGTCAGGGATGTCCCTTGGTGAGGCGATAAAAGTTTTCTCCGGAGCGAATTTGGAGGGGGCGATCGCGGAGCATCCCTTCTACTCCGATCGGGACATTCCTTTGGTGTTGGCGGATTATGTGGTGCTTGACTCCGGTACCGGCTGTGTCCACACCGCCCCAGGACATGGGGTGGAGGACTTTGAAACCGGAGTCCGCTATGGGCTTGAGATCCTTAATCCCGTCGACAACAAAGGGGTTTTCGTTAAGGATACTCCGCTGGTGGGGGGCATGCCCATATCCGATGGAGCCAAGCTGGTTATGACCACGTTGGCTGAATCTGGGCGCCTTTTGTTCAGCGGCAAGATAAAGCATTCATATCCACATTGTTGGCGATGCAAAAGACCCGTGATCTTCAGGTCCACCGATCAATGGTTTGTATCTGTTCAGGCCTTCCGGGATGAGGCCATGGGGGCCATAGATTCAGTTCAATGGGTGCCCTCCTGGGGTAGGGACAGGATAGGTAACATGGTTCGTGACAGGTCTGACTGGTGTATAAGCCGTCAGCGAGTTTGGGGTGTGCCAATACCGGCGTTTTACTGCGAGGACTGCAAAAAGGTTGTTGTGGAGCCTCCCATGGTGAGGAAGGTAGCCCAAGTGGTTCGCCGGGAGGGGAGTGATTCATGGTGGGTTAAATCACCGGAAGAGATGCTGGGTGATCTGTGCCGCTGTCCCCACTGCGGGTCCAGCCGGCTGCGTAAGGAAAGCGACATAATGGACGTCTGGTTTGACTCTGGCGTGAGTCACTTGGCGGTCCTTGAGACCCGGCAGGAGCTTCGGTGGCCTGCGGATATGTACTTGGAGGGAAGCGATCAGCATAGGGGATGGTTCCAGACATCTCTCCTCACCGGTGTGGCTACCAGGGGCAAGGCGCCTTTTCGTCAGGTCCTTACCCATGGTTTCATCGTTGATGGGCAGGGCCGCAAGATGTCCAAGTCCCTTGGTAACGTAACCAGCCCGCAGGAGGTAATAGACAAGTACGGAGCGGATATACTTAGGCTTTGGGTGGCTTCCACTGATTATCGCGGTGATGTAAGGATATCAGACAGGATACTTAAGAACCTAGTGGAGTCTTACAGGAGGATAAGGAACACTGCCCGGTTCATCCTAGGAAACCTGTCAGACTTCGATCCGTCTAAGCACATGGTGAGTCGTAAGGACCTCATGCCCTTTGACAAATGGGCTTTGAGCAGGCTTCAGGATCTGGTGGAGAAGGTTACAAGGGGATATGAGGAGTACGAGTTCCACGTTCCTTATTTTGCGGTTCACCAATTCTGCGATAACGACATGAGTTCCTTGTACCTGGATGTATGCAAGGATAGGTTGTATGCCGACCATTTCGATGGCCTGGCAAGGCGGAGCTCCCAAAGTGCCATGTGGGAGATACTGGTATCCCTTACCAAGATTTTGTCACCGATCCTAAGCTTTACATGTGAGGAAATATGGCAGTTTGCCCGCCAGATAGATCCCACACTGGAGGAAAGCGTCTTCTTGAGCGCTTGGCCCTCTGTGGACAGGACCGGCCTTGATGAGGTGGACATGAGGGCTTGGGAAAGGTTGTTTGATGTGAGGGGGGCGGTTTTAAGGGCCCTTGAGCAAGCCCGTTTGAACGGCATGATAGGTAATTCCCTGGAGGCCCAAGTGGAGATGGACCTTGGGAAATACGGCGATCTGTTGAACTACTTCTCGCCGGAGTTTTTGGAGGATCTTTTAATGGTTTCTGGCCTTGCGGTATCTATCTCCCCCTCCTCCGATGCGCGCGTCGATGAGGAGACGGGGGTTAAAGTGGCGGTTTCTCACAGTCCGTACCAGAAATGTCCTAGGTGCTGGAAGTGGAAGAGCGAGGTTGAAAAACTAGGCGTTTGCGGGCGGTGCAGTGAGGTGCTTTCCAAGCTTGGATAG